A genomic window from Halorubrum lacusprofundi ATCC 49239 includes:
- a CDS encoding ABC transporter ATP-binding protein has translation MSEGALPKQDAVLRVDDLQKSFGGLAATDHASFAVERGTITGLIGPNGAGKSTLFNLISGFYEPDGGTVEVNGTDVTGMEPYQVADHGLIRTFQTPRKLEGMTVREAMLVGPRNQPGESFIKLFATPGAVGESESANLAEAERILEDFEIDHLAAQPATDISGGQMKLVELARAMLAEPEVLLLDEPVAGVNPTLAKKLKDQIRRLNDQGTTFLLIEHDMEFVMDLADPIVVLDQGHVLTEGTPEGVRSDDRVIDAYLGGGT, from the coding sequence ATGAGTGAGGGTGCGCTCCCCAAGCAGGACGCCGTCCTGCGCGTCGACGATCTTCAGAAGTCGTTCGGCGGCCTCGCCGCGACGGACCACGCCTCGTTCGCGGTCGAGCGCGGGACGATCACCGGACTCATCGGTCCGAACGGCGCCGGGAAATCGACGCTGTTCAACCTCATCTCCGGCTTCTACGAGCCGGACGGCGGGACCGTCGAGGTGAACGGGACCGACGTGACCGGTATGGAACCGTATCAGGTGGCCGATCACGGGCTCATTCGGACGTTCCAGACCCCTCGCAAGCTGGAGGGGATGACCGTCCGCGAGGCGATGTTGGTCGGGCCCCGGAACCAGCCCGGCGAGTCCTTTATCAAGCTGTTCGCCACGCCGGGGGCGGTCGGCGAGAGCGAGTCGGCGAACCTCGCCGAGGCCGAGCGGATCTTAGAGGATTTCGAGATCGACCACCTCGCGGCACAGCCCGCGACCGACATCTCCGGCGGTCAGATGAAGCTCGTCGAGCTCGCGCGGGCGATGCTCGCCGAGCCGGAGGTGCTGCTGCTCGACGAGCCGGTCGCAGGGGTGAACCCGACGCTGGCGAAGAAGCTCAAAGACCAGATTCGGCGGCTCAACGACCAAGGGACGACGTTCCTGCTGATAGAACACGACATGGAGTTCGTGATGGATCTGGCCGACCCGATCGTCGTCCTCGATCAGGGACACGTCCTGACCGAAGGGACGCCGGAGGGGGTCCGAAGCGACGATCGCGTTATCGACGCGTACCTCGGAGGCGGCACATGA
- a CDS encoding branched-chain amino acid ABC transporter permease gives MTVLGYLANGLVFSSIIVLGSIGLSLVYSIADFANFAHGDTMTIGAYTALVTFGAVGGLGGAVLGLPYGFFLALVVGIAVAAVVAVGTEKLIYEPLDVDSIGLLITSIGIAFIYRAVIQIRFGSGFTRFDIQPLRPIESLVPYGVRVTLHDVAIVGSAAVLVVGLHVLLQYTDLGRKMRAMADNPDLARVSGIRTKRVKLWTWVIGAGLAGAGGVFLGLFNQLSPRMGFNLLLVIFAAVILGGIGSVYGAMAGGFLIGMINQLTPFFSNVVEALPIAPNWLETVLENLISIEYANAIAFVIMVVVLLVRPNGIAGEGAT, from the coding sequence ATGACCGTCCTCGGATATCTGGCTAACGGGCTGGTCTTCAGCAGTATCATCGTTCTCGGCAGCATCGGGCTGTCGCTGGTGTACAGCATCGCCGACTTCGCCAACTTCGCGCACGGCGACACGATGACCATCGGCGCGTACACGGCGCTCGTGACGTTCGGCGCCGTCGGCGGACTCGGAGGAGCAGTGCTGGGACTGCCGTACGGCTTCTTCCTCGCGCTGGTCGTCGGGATCGCGGTCGCGGCGGTCGTCGCGGTCGGCACCGAGAAACTCATCTACGAACCGCTCGACGTCGATTCGATCGGCCTGCTGATCACGTCGATCGGGATCGCGTTCATCTACCGCGCAGTGATCCAGATCCGGTTCGGCTCCGGGTTTACCCGGTTCGACATCCAGCCGTTGCGGCCGATCGAATCGCTCGTACCGTACGGCGTCCGCGTGACGCTGCACGACGTGGCGATCGTCGGCTCGGCGGCAGTGCTCGTCGTCGGACTTCACGTCCTCCTCCAGTACACCGACCTCGGGCGGAAGATGCGAGCGATGGCGGACAATCCCGACCTCGCCCGGGTCAGCGGGATCCGGACGAAGCGTGTCAAGCTGTGGACGTGGGTCATCGGCGCCGGACTCGCGGGCGCGGGCGGTGTGTTCCTCGGACTGTTCAACCAGCTCTCACCGCGGATGGGATTTAATCTCCTGTTGGTCATCTTCGCGGCGGTGATCCTCGGTGGGATCGGCTCCGTCTACGGCGCGATGGCGGGCGGCTTCCTCATCGGCATGATCAATCAGCTAACACCGTTTTTCTCCAATGTGGTCGAGGCGCTACCGATCGCCCCGAACTGGCTTGAGACCGTGCTCGAGAACCTGATCAGCATCGAGTACGCGAACGCGATCGCGTTCGTGATCATGGTCGTCGTGCTGTTGGTCCGGCCCAACGGGATCGCCGGGGAGGGTGCAACATGA
- a CDS encoding ABC transporter ATP-binding protein — MSDDTTRPVGATDRADPVLSLSNVDSGYGEVQVLDDCSVRLDPGEIVCLVGPNGAGKSTVLKTAFGMLTPWTGTVMYHGRDIGGMAPEEIVREGIGYVPQTDNVFGSLTIDENLRMGGVARDGGLEAVIETLYDRFPIIEEKRTAKARTLSGGQRQVLAFARALVMEPDVLLIDEPSAGLAPNTADDVFEDVQEVNDMDTAILMVEQNVTKGLGISDRGYVLDQGTVRFEGTPEELLNDEEVSQLYLGG, encoded by the coding sequence ATGAGCGACGACACCACCCGGCCCGTAGGGGCCACCGACCGAGCCGATCCCGTGCTCTCGCTGTCGAACGTCGACAGTGGGTACGGCGAGGTGCAGGTGCTCGACGACTGCTCGGTCCGGCTCGATCCGGGCGAGATCGTCTGTCTCGTCGGCCCGAACGGGGCCGGAAAATCGACCGTCCTCAAGACGGCGTTCGGGATGTTGACGCCGTGGACGGGGACGGTGATGTACCACGGCCGCGATATCGGCGGAATGGCGCCCGAAGAGATCGTCCGCGAGGGGATCGGCTACGTCCCTCAGACCGACAACGTGTTCGGCTCGCTGACGATCGACGAGAACCTCCGGATGGGCGGCGTCGCCCGCGACGGCGGTCTCGAAGCGGTGATTGAGACGCTGTACGACCGATTCCCGATCATCGAGGAGAAGCGGACCGCGAAGGCCCGGACGCTCTCCGGCGGCCAGCGGCAGGTGCTGGCGTTCGCTCGGGCGCTCGTGATGGAACCCGACGTGCTGCTCATCGACGAGCCGTCCGCAGGGCTCGCGCCCAACACGGCCGACGACGTGTTCGAGGACGTACAGGAGGTCAACGACATGGACACCGCGATCCTGATGGTCGAACAGAACGTGACGAAGGGGCTCGGTATCTCCGACCGGGGCTACGTCCTCGATCAGGGGACGGTCCGGTTCGAGGGGACGCCGGAGGAACTGCTCAACGACGAGGAGGTCTCGCAGCTGTACCTCGGCGGCTGA
- a CDS encoding branched-chain amino acid ABC transporter permease, with translation MSLLSDPKGAVADLTRPEAWVLGVSVAFMLFLLGALLTGALGPTYFLFLVGLAGMYALLSFGLNAQWGFTGLINFSVAAFFGIGAYGSALMTASGSPIAGGFNPIVGLVVALVAAFVLALLIGIPTLRLRADYLAIASLGLAEVVRLIVLNERWLTNGSAGLRGIPGFFKGWPVLSTFPETMPGLRLVVIPGSPVILETAFWQALLNVLLVLSFAGAAYFVLRRAHQSPWGRVLRTIRSDEDLARALGKNTYSFKMQSFILGSLIMALAGVFYTHLNLYVGPGDLDPITTFYAWVAVILGGSGSNRGALFGGIVIVTIREGTRFLNDVALPIDPAPLRLLLIGVVIVAVMRYRPQGILPPQRELIWPSAVDGQEAPDPPSSGVREQKGGGGDE, from the coding sequence ATGAGCCTCCTCTCCGACCCGAAGGGAGCAGTGGCGGATCTGACACGACCAGAGGCGTGGGTGCTCGGCGTCAGCGTCGCGTTCATGCTGTTCCTGCTCGGTGCGCTGCTTACCGGCGCGCTCGGCCCGACGTACTTCCTGTTCCTCGTCGGGCTCGCCGGGATGTACGCACTGCTGTCCTTCGGGCTGAACGCCCAGTGGGGGTTCACCGGGCTGATCAACTTCAGCGTCGCCGCGTTCTTCGGGATCGGCGCGTACGGCTCCGCGCTGATGACCGCGAGCGGCTCGCCGATCGCGGGCGGGTTCAACCCGATCGTCGGGCTCGTCGTTGCGCTCGTCGCCGCGTTCGTGCTGGCACTGCTTATCGGTATCCCGACGCTCCGGCTCCGGGCCGACTACCTCGCGATCGCCTCGCTCGGACTGGCTGAGGTCGTCCGGCTAATCGTGCTCAACGAGCGCTGGCTGACCAACGGGAGCGCAGGGCTGCGCGGCATCCCGGGCTTCTTCAAGGGGTGGCCGGTGCTCTCGACGTTCCCGGAAACGATGCCGGGACTCCGGCTCGTGGTGATCCCCGGGTCGCCGGTGATCCTTGAGACGGCGTTCTGGCAGGCGTTGCTGAACGTCCTGTTGGTGCTCTCGTTTGCGGGCGCCGCGTACTTCGTCCTCAGGCGTGCGCACCAGTCCCCGTGGGGGCGGGTGTTGCGGACGATCCGCTCGGACGAGGACCTCGCGCGAGCGCTCGGCAAGAACACCTACTCGTTCAAGATGCAGTCGTTCATCCTCGGTAGCCTGATCATGGCGCTGGCGGGCGTGTTCTACACCCACCTAAACCTCTACGTCGGGCCGGGCGATCTGGACCCGATCACGACGTTCTACGCGTGGGTCGCCGTAATTCTGGGCGGCAGCGGCTCCAACCGCGGGGCGCTGTTCGGCGGCATCGTCATCGTCACCATCCGCGAGGGGACACGCTTCCTCAACGATGTGGCGCTGCCGATCGATCCGGCGCCGCTGCGGCTGCTGTTGATCGGGGTCGTGATCGTCGCCGTCATGCGCTACCGGCCGCAGGGGATCCTCCCGCCACAGCGGGAGCTGATCTGGCCGAGCGCCGTCGACGGGCAGGAGGCGCCCGATCCGCCATCTTCCGGCGTCCGCGAGCAGAAGGGAGGTGGTGGCGATGAGTGA
- a CDS encoding tyrosine-type recombinase/integrase — translation MKWEGRHPVCPNQDHVLRFARYYKDEKGNSPGVVRRKLNRLSQAFEYFRNDSSYPHPSDFSPVSAAMMKVNLSQPSPKEPPRISKEEMAEHISEIKDVRDRAIIMTQLKLGIRAQELCNIKLEDIHIKKPDLLGHYSEMGSNRGLEDHENAIYIPFNKERDGNKSERPRIIPLDEEIRKVLTDWLFIRPDNEEPWLFLSDRKNIQFETSAVRDIWHKHFRPEYDETERHAAVSSHFGRHFFTTWWQVHQGMDIELVKYLRGDVHGGERDMKNSGDAIHSYIHTYYEDVEPEYRRSVFKLL, via the coding sequence ATGAAGTGGGAGGGACGGCACCCTGTGTGTCCGAATCAGGACCATGTTCTGCGGTTCGCTCGGTATTACAAGGACGAGAAGGGGAACAGTCCGGGGGTCGTGCGTCGAAAACTTAATCGGTTGAGTCAGGCGTTTGAGTATTTCCGTAATGATTCGAGTTATCCGCACCCGTCTGATTTCAGTCCGGTGAGCGCCGCGATGATGAAGGTGAATTTGTCGCAACCGTCACCGAAGGAGCCGCCACGGATTTCGAAGGAGGAGATGGCTGAGCATATTTCTGAAATTAAGGATGTGCGAGATCGGGCGATTATTATGACTCAGCTGAAGCTCGGGATTCGCGCTCAGGAGTTGTGTAATATCAAGCTGGAGGATATTCACATTAAGAAGCCGGACCTGTTGGGGCATTATTCTGAGATGGGCAGCAATCGAGGCTTGGAGGATCATGAGAACGCGATCTACATCCCGTTTAATAAGGAGCGGGATGGGAATAAGTCTGAGAGGCCTCGTATTATCCCGCTCGATGAGGAGATTCGGAAGGTGTTGACTGATTGGCTGTTCATTCGGCCTGATAACGAGGAGCCGTGGCTGTTCCTTTCTGATCGAAAGAACATTCAGTTTGAGACTTCAGCGGTGCGGGATATTTGGCATAAGCATTTCCGCCCGGAATATGATGAGACTGAGCGCCATGCGGCTGTGTCGTCGCATTTTGGTCGGCACTTTTTCACGACGTGGTGGCAGGTGCATCAGGGGATGGATATTGAGTTAGTGAAGTATCTTCGTGGGGATGTTCATGGTGGGGAGCGTGATATGAAGAACTCGGGAGATGCGATTCATTCGTATATTCATACGTATTATGAGGATGTAGAGCCGGAGTATCGGCGGTCGGTTTTTAAATTGCTGTGA
- a CDS encoding DMT family transporter, translating to MPPSLGRYAFALAPLAAAALWGGMYVVSKWGFALIPPVTLGFLRVALGAGALWLVVAGRGGPAPTRGEWPAFVGLGGWVTLTVATQFVGTELTNASQGSLLTVLTPVFTVLLGAVVLGERVTTVKAGGMTVAGVGTAVVIAGQYDLGSMAAGNALGVALLLIGSAAWAGYTVWGLRAVRRHGALRAATYSSLASVPMLGVLAAVELWYLNLSPADLPLTAESVAAVLYLGLASTAAAWYLWYKGLEYVPAGTVAVFFFAQPAVGAALGAALLGEALGPEFLVGGVLMAVGIWIVSRERAETAAGTPDASAE from the coding sequence ATGCCACCCAGTCTCGGCCGATACGCGTTCGCGCTCGCTCCCCTCGCAGCCGCGGCGCTGTGGGGCGGGATGTACGTCGTCAGCAAGTGGGGGTTCGCGCTGATCCCGCCGGTGACGCTCGGCTTTCTCCGGGTCGCGCTCGGTGCCGGCGCGCTCTGGCTCGTCGTCGCCGGCCGCGGCGGCCCCGCGCCGACTCGCGGCGAGTGGCCGGCGTTCGTCGGGCTGGGCGGCTGGGTGACGCTGACGGTCGCGACCCAGTTCGTCGGCACGGAACTGACCAACGCCAGTCAGGGATCGCTGCTGACAGTCCTCACCCCCGTGTTCACGGTTCTGCTCGGCGCGGTCGTGCTCGGCGAGCGCGTCACGACGGTGAAGGCGGGCGGGATGACCGTCGCCGGCGTCGGGACCGCCGTCGTCATCGCCGGCCAGTACGATCTTGGGTCGATGGCCGCCGGCAACGCGCTCGGCGTGGCGCTGCTCCTGATCGGCAGCGCGGCGTGGGCTGGCTACACCGTCTGGGGACTGCGTGCCGTCAGGCGCCACGGCGCGCTACGCGCGGCGACGTACTCCTCGCTGGCGAGCGTCCCGATGCTCGGCGTGCTTGCCGCCGTCGAGCTGTGGTACCTCAATCTCTCGCCGGCCGATCTCCCGCTGACGGCGGAGTCGGTCGCCGCCGTGCTGTACCTCGGCTTGGCGTCGACGGCGGCCGCGTGGTACCTCTGGTACAAGGGCTTAGAGTACGTGCCCGCCGGAACGGTCGCGGTCTTCTTCTTCGCACAGCCCGCTGTCGGGGCGGCGCTCGGGGCGGCGCTGCTCGGGGAGGCGCTCGGGCCGGAGTTTCTCGTCGGGGGCGTGCTGATGGCCGTCGGCATCTGGATCGTGAGTCGGGAGCGCGCGGAGACGGCAGCGGGAACGCCGGACGCGAGCGCGGAGTAG
- a CDS encoding ABC transporter substrate-binding protein has translation MDLVDRRTLLKLTGGAGVGALAGCLSTTDDGEDGSDGSDGSDGSDGSDGENGTDGDDGSDDGGDSTDAYEIGMVDSQTGSLSAFGERNQRGVNLALQRVNEIGIDGRDLEIIVEDSESENQGGIAAAQKLVNQDGVPFLIGAVGSGVSLAIYESVVEGTDVVQLSQNSTGLNLTDFPGLLRMSPSGRSQSLALSNLITDDGYDEVAITYVNNDYGQSLTDAFVDAYDGEVVYNSPHDQEQQSYSGVISEMNSSGADAWLFITYQAEFATMVNEVYSSGYEAQFYGADSVSGDNVLENTPEGSIDGMKIVVPSAPIEEENYQSFASDFEEEYGRQPTSWAAYAYDCAINAALAIQAADEFTGAALQETVRRVSGPEGEEATSFEAASQILADGGGPDDVDYQGVSGPIDFDENGDPVGFLQVLEVQDHAYEGIDFIEG, from the coding sequence ATGGACTTGGTCGACCGGAGAACGCTGCTGAAACTGACGGGAGGAGCGGGCGTTGGCGCGCTCGCGGGCTGTCTCAGCACGACCGACGACGGCGAAGACGGATCCGACGGGAGCGACGGGAGCGACGGGAGTGACGGGAGCGATGGCGAGAACGGAACCGACGGCGACGACGGGAGCGACGACGGAGGAGACTCGACCGACGCCTACGAGATCGGGATGGTCGACTCGCAGACCGGGTCGCTGTCGGCGTTCGGCGAGCGGAACCAGCGCGGCGTCAACCTCGCCTTACAGCGCGTCAACGAGATCGGCATCGACGGCCGCGACCTCGAGATCATCGTCGAAGACTCCGAGAGCGAGAACCAAGGCGGGATCGCCGCCGCCCAGAAGCTCGTCAACCAGGACGGCGTGCCCTTCCTCATCGGCGCAGTCGGCTCCGGCGTCTCGCTGGCAATCTACGAGAGCGTCGTGGAGGGGACGGACGTCGTCCAGCTAAGCCAGAACTCCACGGGGCTCAACCTCACGGATTTCCCGGGGCTGCTCCGGATGTCACCGTCGGGCCGCAGCCAGTCGCTCGCGCTGTCGAACCTCATCACTGACGACGGCTACGACGAGGTGGCGATCACCTACGTCAACAACGACTACGGCCAGAGCCTCACCGACGCGTTCGTCGACGCGTACGACGGCGAGGTCGTCTACAACAGCCCGCACGACCAGGAGCAGCAGTCCTACTCGGGAGTCATCTCCGAGATGAACAGCTCGGGCGCCGACGCGTGGCTGTTCATCACCTACCAGGCCGAGTTCGCGACGATGGTCAACGAGGTGTACTCGTCGGGCTACGAGGCGCAGTTCTACGGCGCCGACTCCGTCTCCGGCGACAACGTCCTCGAGAACACGCCGGAGGGAAGTATCGACGGCATGAAGATCGTGGTCCCCTCCGCGCCGATCGAGGAGGAGAACTACCAGTCGTTCGCGTCGGACTTCGAGGAAGAGTACGGCCGGCAGCCGACCTCGTGGGCCGCGTACGCGTACGACTGCGCGATCAACGCCGCGCTCGCGATCCAGGCCGCCGACGAGTTCACCGGCGCGGCGCTTCAGGAGACCGTCCGGCGTGTCTCCGGCCCCGAAGGGGAGGAAGCGACCTCCTTCGAGGCCGCCAGCCAGATCCTCGCAGACGGCGGCGGTCCCGACGACGTCGATTACCAAGGGGTCAGCGGTCCCATCGACTTCGACGAGAACGGGGACCCGGTCGGTTTCCTTCAGGTCTTGGAGGTCCAAGACCACGCGTACGAAGGTATCGACTTCATCGAAGGCTGA
- a CDS encoding RIO1 family regulatory kinase/ATPase, producing the protein MELRRLVRGRVDWPDIERVVRELADRYDRDEMRVRFLDADNWLSTPMVIDDDLFVKVITRQNTIVHALFTTGRNLGVFSAGTEGFFERYETPYEMALHELEATQKVREIGVNAPEPIEALEVGDLGVVVLEYLPEFRTLDELDAEDVAALAPTLFETLRTIHDAGLAHGDLRAENVLVRDGDLYVIDATSVSEAGRESARSYDLASALAALEPLIGAAAAIDAALDSYSTDEILAARQFLDFVAIRPDHEFDAAALTGELEKRAT; encoded by the coding sequence ATGGAACTCCGTCGGCTCGTGCGCGGCCGTGTGGACTGGCCCGACATCGAACGGGTCGTCCGCGAGCTGGCGGACCGGTACGACCGCGACGAGATGCGGGTGCGCTTCCTCGACGCCGACAACTGGCTGTCGACCCCGATGGTGATCGACGACGACCTGTTCGTGAAGGTGATCACCCGCCAGAACACGATCGTCCACGCGCTGTTCACCACCGGACGGAACCTCGGCGTCTTCTCCGCCGGCACCGAAGGCTTCTTCGAGCGCTACGAGACTCCCTACGAGATGGCGCTCCACGAGCTGGAGGCGACCCAGAAGGTCCGCGAGATCGGCGTCAACGCCCCGGAGCCGATTGAGGCCCTGGAGGTCGGCGACCTCGGCGTCGTCGTATTGGAGTACCTCCCCGAGTTTCGGACGCTCGACGAGCTCGACGCCGAAGACGTGGCGGCGCTCGCCCCGACGCTGTTCGAGACCCTCCGGACGATCCACGACGCCGGGCTCGCGCACGGCGATCTCCGCGCGGAGAACGTCCTGGTGCGCGACGGCGACCTCTACGTCATCGACGCGACGAGCGTGAGCGAGGCGGGTCGCGAGTCGGCGCGGTCGTACGACCTCGCGAGCGCTCTCGCCGCGCTGGAACCCTTAATCGGCGCCGCCGCCGCCATCGACGCCGCGCTCGATAGCTACTCGACAGACGAAATTCTGGCTGCCCGGCAGTTCCTCGACTTCGTCGCGATCCGACCCGACCACGAGTTCGACGCCGCCGCGCTCACCGGCGAACTGGAGAAGCGGGCGACGTAG